A single Methylobacterium sp. 17Sr1-1 DNA region contains:
- a CDS encoding TRAP transporter large permease subunit: MHVDIATETPALPAASAKRAWARTLDTALGPLIEIPAALLVVAEVVVLLAGVVSRYVFHSPIVWSDELASILFLWLAMLGSVVAYRRAEHMRMTALVSMASIKTQAFLEAVALAAGLAFVLMLLHPAYEFAAEEVFVQTPALEITNAWRAAALPVGFALMLVVAALRLIECADWRHAVGAVAVTGLVIVALMLAEPLLRTLGNWNLLIFFVLGVGALVFTGVPIAFAFGLATFGYLMLTTRAPAMVVVGRMDEGMSHLILLAVPLFVFLGLLIEMTGMAKAMVGFLASMLGHVRGGLHYVLVGAMYLVSGISGSKAADMAAVAPVLFPEMKKRGAKEGDLVALLAATGAQTETIPPSLVLITIGSVTGVSITALFTGGLMPGIVLGITLCALVWWRYRGEDLRHVKRATKGEVAKAFVIAFPAIALPFVIRAAVVEGVATATEVSTIGIVYAILAGLLIYRQFDWRRVYPMLVSTASLSGAILLIIGAATGMAWALTQSGFSQSLAVMMKSLPGGALGFLVVSAVAFVILGSVLEGIPAIVLFGPLLFPIARQVGVHEVHYAMVVILAMGVGLFAPPFGVGYYAACAISRIHPDAGIKPIVGYMTALLVGLVVVILVPWISIGFLG; encoded by the coding sequence ATGCATGTCGACATCGCGACGGAGACGCCTGCCTTGCCGGCAGCGTCGGCCAAGCGCGCCTGGGCGCGCACGCTCGACACCGCGCTCGGGCCCCTGATCGAGATCCCGGCCGCCCTGCTGGTGGTGGCCGAGGTGGTGGTGCTGCTCGCCGGTGTCGTCAGCCGCTACGTCTTCCACTCGCCCATCGTGTGGTCGGACGAGCTCGCCTCGATCCTGTTCCTCTGGCTCGCCATGCTCGGCTCGGTCGTCGCCTATCGCCGCGCCGAGCACATGCGGATGACCGCCCTCGTCAGCATGGCGTCCATCAAGACCCAGGCCTTCCTGGAGGCGGTGGCGCTCGCCGCCGGTCTCGCCTTCGTGCTGATGCTGCTGCATCCGGCCTACGAGTTCGCGGCGGAAGAAGTCTTCGTCCAGACGCCGGCGCTCGAGATCACCAATGCCTGGCGCGCCGCCGCGCTCCCGGTCGGCTTCGCCCTGATGCTGGTGGTGGCGGCACTCCGCCTGATCGAATGCGCCGACTGGCGCCACGCGGTCGGCGCGGTGGCGGTCACCGGCCTCGTCATCGTCGCGCTGATGCTGGCCGAGCCGCTGCTGCGCACGCTCGGCAACTGGAACCTCCTGATCTTCTTCGTGCTCGGCGTCGGCGCCCTTGTCTTCACCGGCGTGCCGATCGCCTTCGCGTTCGGGCTCGCCACCTTCGGCTACCTGATGCTCACCACCCGGGCCCCCGCCATGGTGGTGGTCGGGCGCATGGACGAGGGGATGAGCCACCTCATCCTGCTCGCCGTGCCGCTCTTCGTCTTCCTCGGCCTGCTCATCGAGATGACCGGCATGGCCAAGGCCATGGTGGGCTTCCTCGCCAGCATGCTCGGCCACGTGCGGGGCGGCCTGCACTACGTGCTCGTCGGCGCGATGTACCTCGTCTCAGGGATCTCGGGTTCCAAGGCCGCCGACATGGCGGCGGTGGCCCCGGTGCTGTTTCCCGAGATGAAGAAGCGCGGCGCCAAGGAGGGCGACCTCGTCGCGCTGCTGGCCGCCACCGGCGCGCAGACCGAGACCATCCCGCCCTCGCTGGTGCTCATCACCATCGGGTCGGTCACCGGCGTGTCGATCACCGCGCTCTTCACCGGCGGCCTGATGCCCGGCATCGTGCTCGGCATCACGCTCTGCGCCCTCGTCTGGTGGCGCTACCGCGGCGAGGACCTGCGCCACGTCAAGCGCGCCACCAAGGGCGAGGTGGCCAAGGCCTTCGTCATCGCCTTCCCGGCCATCGCCCTGCCCTTCGTCATCCGCGCCGCGGTGGTCGAGGGCGTGGCGACCGCCACAGAGGTCTCGACGATCGGCATCGTCTACGCGATCCTCGCCGGCCTGCTGATCTACCGCCAGTTCGACTGGCGCCGGGTCTACCCGATGCTGGTCTCGACCGCCTCGCTCTCGGGGGCGATCCTGCTGATCATCGGGGCGGCGACCGGCATGGCCTGGGCGCTGACGCAGTCGGGCTTCTCGCAGAGCCTGGCGGTGATGATGAAGAGCCTGCCCGGCGGGGCGCTCGGCTTCCTGGTCGTCTCGGCGGTGGCCTTCGTGATCCTGGGCTCGGTGCTGGAGGGCATCCCGGCGATCGTGCTGTTCGGCCCGCTGCTGTTCCCGATCGCGCGGCAGGTCGGCGTGCACGAGGTGCACTACGCGATGGTGGTGATCCTGGCGATGGGCGTCGGCCTGTTCGCGCCGCCCTTCGGGGTCGGGTACTACGCCGCCTGCGCGATCAGCCGGATCCATCCGGATGCGGGCATCAAGCCGATCGTCGGCTACATGACGGCGCTGCTGGTCGGGCTCGTAGTGGTGATCCTGGTGCCGTGGATCTCGATCGGGTTCCTGGGCTGA
- a CDS encoding TRAP transporter substrate-binding protein codes for MSHALSRRTLLAGAAAFPLATVFTRPVRAAEFDYKLATGQDPTHPVNTRAQEALTRIREASNGRLDIKLFPANQLGSDTDLLSQVRNGSVEFFNLSTSILSTFVAAAALPNTGFAFKEYDDVWKAMDGGLGNYVREQIAKTPIQTVSKVWDNGFRHITSSTREIKTPEDLKGFKIRVPPSPMLTSLFKALDAGAAPLNFNELYSALQTKIFEGQENPLAITATTRLYEVQKSCSLTGHVWDGYWILGNKKAWQRLPEDLRAIVSRELDRSADDQRADIVKLSASLRQDLGSKGISFVEVDRQKFRDALGRTTFYKDWKNKYGDAAWEHLEAVSGKLA; via the coding sequence ATGAGCCACGCCCTCTCCCGCCGCACGCTGCTCGCCGGCGCCGCCGCGTTCCCCCTCGCCACGGTGTTCACCCGCCCGGTGCGCGCCGCCGAGTTCGACTACAAGCTCGCCACCGGCCAGGACCCGACCCACCCGGTCAACACCCGGGCCCAGGAAGCGCTCACCCGCATCCGCGAGGCCTCGAACGGCCGCCTCGACATCAAGCTGTTCCCGGCCAACCAGCTCGGCTCCGACACCGACCTGCTGTCGCAGGTGCGCAACGGCAGCGTCGAGTTCTTCAACCTCTCGACCTCGATCCTCTCGACCTTCGTCGCCGCCGCCGCGCTGCCGAATACCGGCTTCGCGTTCAAGGAGTACGACGACGTCTGGAAGGCGATGGATGGCGGCCTGGGCAATTACGTCCGCGAGCAGATCGCCAAGACGCCGATCCAGACCGTCTCGAAGGTGTGGGACAACGGATTCCGCCACATCACCTCCTCCACCCGCGAGATCAAGACGCCGGAGGACCTGAAGGGCTTCAAGATCCGCGTTCCCCCGTCGCCGATGCTGACCTCGCTGTTCAAGGCGCTCGATGCCGGCGCCGCGCCGCTCAACTTCAACGAGCTGTACTCGGCGCTGCAGACCAAGATCTTCGAGGGCCAGGAAAACCCGCTCGCCATCACGGCGACGACCCGGCTCTACGAGGTGCAGAAGAGCTGCAGTCTCACCGGCCACGTCTGGGACGGCTACTGGATCCTCGGCAACAAGAAGGCCTGGCAGCGCCTGCCCGAGGACCTGCGCGCCATCGTGTCCCGCGAGCTCGACCGCTCGGCCGACGACCAGCGCGCCGACATCGTCAAACTCAGCGCCTCGCTGCGCCAGGACCTCGGATCCAAGGGAATCTCCTTCGTCGAGGTCGATCGCCAGAAATTTCGCGATGCGCTCGGCCGCACGACATTCTACAAGGACTGGAAGAACAAGTACGGCGACGCCGCCTGGGAGCACCTCGAGGCCGTCTCCGGCAAGCTGGCCTGA
- a CDS encoding NAD(P)-dependent oxidoreductase: MSAESPVAFVGLGSMGLPMARNLVRHGFPVRGFDVRAEGRSAFARAGGTPADTIAAVSEGAGALVLMVVNADQAESILFGAGALERLAPDAGVVLMATCPPAAVAALAKRVTATGRAFVDAPVSGGVVGAEAGTLTIMAAAPSAVIAEIRPLLEAMGDKVFHVGPEPGQGATMKAVNQLLCGVNLAAAAEALSLAAKVGIDGATALEIVSGSSASSWMLRDRGPRMLEETPRVTSAVDIFVKDLGIVLEAGRSEKAALPLAALAHQLFLAASGRGAGAEDDSQVIGSYRALNGK, translated from the coding sequence GTGAGCGCAGAATCCCCGGTTGCCTTCGTCGGCCTGGGCTCGATGGGCCTGCCGATGGCCCGCAACCTCGTGCGGCACGGCTTTCCCGTGCGGGGCTTCGACGTGCGGGCGGAAGGCCGCAGCGCCTTCGCGCGTGCCGGCGGCACCCCCGCCGACACGATCGCGGCGGTGTCCGAGGGTGCCGGGGCCCTGGTGCTGATGGTGGTCAACGCCGACCAGGCGGAGAGCATCCTGTTCGGCGCGGGCGCCCTGGAACGCCTGGCCCCGGACGCCGGCGTCGTCCTGATGGCGACCTGCCCGCCGGCCGCCGTCGCGGCGCTCGCCAAGCGGGTGACCGCCACCGGCCGGGCCTTCGTCGATGCGCCGGTCTCCGGCGGGGTCGTCGGTGCCGAGGCCGGGACCCTCACCATCATGGCGGCGGCCCCCTCCGCCGTGATCGCCGAGATCCGGCCGCTGCTGGAGGCGATGGGCGACAAGGTGTTCCATGTCGGGCCGGAGCCCGGCCAGGGCGCCACCATGAAGGCGGTCAACCAGCTCCTGTGCGGGGTCAACCTTGCCGCGGCGGCGGAGGCCCTGTCGCTGGCGGCGAAGGTCGGGATCGACGGCGCGACGGCGCTGGAGATCGTCTCCGGCTCGTCGGCGTCGAGCTGGATGCTGCGCGACCGCGGTCCGCGGATGCTGGAGGAGACCCCGCGGGTCACCAGCGCCGTCGACATCTTCGTCAAGGATCTCGGCATCGTGCTCGAGGCCGGCCGCAGCGAGAAGGCGGCTTTGCCCCTCGCGGCCCTCGCCCATCAGCTCTTCCTCGCCGCGTCGGGCCGTGGGGCGGGTGCGGAAGACGACAGCCAGGTCATCGGCTCGTACCGCGCGCTGAACGGCAAGTAG
- a CDS encoding transporter substrate-binding domain-containing protein, with the protein MSAIKQDGSLRVGLTGDYAPYSLRQPDGSIKGADVVMAGELARALGVKVEIVPTTWKTLKDDLLADRYDVAMGGVSVTPDRAAVADFSVPVLTDGKRPIVRCADANRYVTIKDIDKPEVRVVVNPGGTNQRFADANFPHASVRVFPDNRAIFKEVAEGRADLMVTDGAEVDYQSRRNPGVLCPAAVPGTFDKADKAYWMTRDPALKAAVDEWLTKTLKSGAYAKALAKAAE; encoded by the coding sequence TTGTCCGCGATCAAGCAGGACGGCAGCTTGCGGGTCGGGCTGACCGGCGATTACGCGCCCTATTCCCTGCGCCAGCCCGACGGCAGCATCAAGGGTGCCGACGTCGTCATGGCGGGCGAACTCGCCCGGGCGCTCGGCGTCAAGGTCGAGATCGTGCCGACGACCTGGAAGACCCTGAAGGACGACCTGCTCGCCGACCGCTACGACGTCGCCATGGGGGGCGTCAGCGTGACCCCCGACAGGGCGGCGGTGGCCGATTTCTCGGTGCCGGTGCTCACCGACGGCAAGCGTCCGATCGTGCGCTGCGCCGATGCGAACCGCTATGTCACGATCAAGGACATCGACAAGCCGGAGGTCCGGGTCGTGGTCAATCCCGGCGGCACCAACCAGCGCTTCGCCGACGCCAACTTCCCGCACGCCTCGGTGCGGGTGTTTCCGGACAATCGCGCGATCTTCAAGGAGGTGGCCGAGGGCCGCGCCGACCTGATGGTGACGGACGGCGCCGAGGTCGATTACCAGTCGCGGCGCAATCCCGGCGTGCTCTGCCCGGCCGCCGTGCCGGGCACCTTCGACAAGGCCGACAAGGCCTACTGGATGACCCGGGACCCGGCCTTGAAAGCGGCGGTCGACGAGTGGCTGACGAAGACGCTCAAGAGCGGGGCCTACGCCAAGGCGCTGGCGAAGGCGGCGGAGTAG
- a CDS encoding transketolase family protein — translation MKRSKYTRPAWLTEANTGERLTTSAMIASLAGPDQRTAPAPFGHALAKLAEERPEIVGLTADLGKYTDLHIFAQKHPERFYQMGMAEQLLISAAAGLAREGFQPFATTYAVFAARRAYDFICMAIAEENLDVKIVCALPGLTTGYGPSHQATEDIAIFRGLPNMTILDPCDAHEIAQAVPAIADHKGPVYMRLLRGNVPLVLDEYGYTFELGKAKTIRDGNDVLIISTGLMTMRALEAADALREDKIDVSVLHVPTIKPLDTETILREAGKGGRLVVVAENHTVVGGLGEAVAGLLLRSGTVPKAFRQVGLPDEFLDAGALPTLHDRYGISTSAMVRSIREWL, via the coding sequence ATGAAACGCTCGAAATACACGCGCCCGGCGTGGCTCACGGAAGCCAACACGGGTGAACGCCTGACCACCTCGGCGATGATCGCCTCGCTCGCCGGTCCCGACCAGCGCACCGCGCCGGCGCCCTTCGGCCACGCGCTGGCGAAGCTCGCCGAAGAGCGGCCGGAGATCGTCGGGCTCACCGCCGACCTCGGCAAGTACACCGACCTGCACATCTTCGCCCAGAAGCACCCCGAGCGCTTCTACCAGATGGGCATGGCCGAGCAGCTCCTGATCAGCGCCGCCGCCGGCCTGGCACGTGAGGGCTTCCAGCCCTTCGCCACCACCTACGCGGTGTTCGCGGCACGGCGCGCCTACGACTTCATCTGCATGGCGATCGCGGAGGAGAACCTCGACGTCAAGATCGTCTGCGCGCTGCCCGGCCTCACCACCGGCTACGGCCCGAGCCACCAGGCGACGGAAGACATCGCGATCTTCCGCGGCCTGCCCAACATGACGATCCTCGACCCCTGCGACGCGCACGAGATCGCGCAGGCCGTGCCGGCCATCGCCGATCACAAGGGGCCGGTCTACATGCGGCTCCTGCGCGGCAACGTCCCTCTCGTGCTCGACGAGTACGGCTACACGTTCGAGCTCGGCAAGGCGAAGACCATCCGGGACGGCAACGACGTCCTGATCATCTCGACCGGCCTGATGACCATGCGGGCCCTCGAGGCGGCGGACGCGCTCCGCGAGGACAAGATCGACGTCTCGGTGCTGCACGTGCCGACGATCAAGCCGCTCGACACCGAGACGATCCTGCGCGAGGCCGGCAAGGGCGGACGCCTGGTCGTGGTCGCGGAGAACCACACCGTGGTCGGGGGCTTGGGCGAGGCGGTGGCGGGGCTGCTCCTGCGCTCCGGGACGGTCCCCAAGGCCTTCCGCCAGGTCGGCCTGCCGGACGAGTTCCTCGATGCCGGCGCCCTGCCGACCCTGCACGACCGCTACGGCATCTCGACGAGCGCCATGGTGAGGAGCATCCGCGAATGGCTGTGA